A region of Photobacterium sanguinicancri DNA encodes the following proteins:
- a CDS encoding PEP-CTERM sorting domain-containing protein, whose protein sequence is MKKLTIAALVTSSLFAANASATILSVSSGTSSAGFSGQITLAPGLVTDAAVTNQAQQGFNEQQLVSLAADLDVDGGTIAQGTNVASHMIFLNKATSESGVLSHIGVEWMFDGKILGVMSDSGGILEAASNALLGAAGTTYPGAFGARGMEGSDSYTIDGDKLTVTMRVTQPGDWIRVITDVPEPASMALFGLGLMGLGFSRRRKNHA, encoded by the coding sequence ATGAAAAAGTTAACTATCGCTGCTTTAGTTACATCTTCTTTATTTGCCGCTAATGCAAGTGCGACGATTCTGTCTGTGAGTTCAGGTACTTCTTCTGCGGGATTTTCAGGGCAAATTACACTGGCTCCAGGGTTAGTGACAGATGCCGCGGTTACCAATCAGGCCCAGCAGGGTTTCAATGAACAGCAGCTTGTTTCTTTGGCGGCTGACTTAGATGTCGATGGCGGAACAATAGCCCAAGGTACAAATGTCGCGAGTCACATGATATTTTTGAATAAAGCAACGAGCGAGAGTGGCGTGTTGTCTCACATTGGTGTTGAGTGGATGTTTGATGGCAAAATTTTAGGTGTTATGTCTGATTCTGGTGGTATCTTAGAAGCCGCGAGTAATGCCTTATTGGGCGCTGCAGGAACAACCTACCCAGGTGCGTTCGGTGCACGTGGTATGGAAGGCAGTGATAGCTATACAATTGATGGTGATAAGCTAACCGTGACTATGCGAGTTACACAGCCCGGTGACTGGATTCGTGTCATTACTGATGTGCCAGAGCCAGCATCAATGGCATTATTTGGTTTAGGTCTGATGGGGTTAGGTTTCTCTCGTCGTCGTAAAAACCATGCATAA
- a CDS encoding ABC-F family ATPase: MISTANITMQFGDKPLFENISVKFGGGNRYGLIGANGCGKSTFMKILGGELEQSGGTVSLDPNERMAKLGQDQFAFEKYSVVDTVIMGHKELWKVKEERDHIYSLPEMSDEDGMRVGDLETEFAEMDGYSAEARAGELLLGLGIPEDQHFGLMSEVAPGLKVRVLLAQVLFADPEVMLLDEPTNNLDIHTISWLEEILLARNCTMIIISHDRHFLNSVCTHMADLDYGELRLFPGNYDEYMIAAEQSRDQLYADNAKKKAQMAELQTFVSRFSANASKAKQATSRQKQLDKIQLSEVKASSRQSPFIRFDQEKPLFRNALEVEGLKQGYGENILINGVNLMVEVGERIAIIGENGIGKSTLLNTLAGAMDPMEGMVKWSENHNIGFYAQDHSADFEEDMTLLDWMGQWKKEGDDEQVVRGILGRMLFSQSDIKKSVKVISGGEQGRMLFGKLIMQKANILLMDEPTNHMDMESIEALNLALENFKGTLMFVSHDRQFVSSVATRIIEITKNGIEDFHGSYDEYLRKQGLTG, from the coding sequence TTGATTTCTACAGCTAACATTACGATGCAGTTTGGCGATAAGCCATTGTTTGAAAACATTTCAGTTAAATTCGGTGGCGGTAACCGCTACGGCCTAATCGGTGCGAATGGCTGTGGTAAGTCAACGTTCATGAAAATCCTTGGCGGCGAATTAGAGCAGTCAGGCGGCACTGTTTCATTAGATCCTAACGAGCGTATGGCTAAGTTAGGTCAGGACCAGTTTGCTTTTGAAAAATACTCTGTTGTTGACACCGTTATCATGGGTCACAAAGAGCTTTGGAAAGTAAAAGAAGAACGCGACCATATTTACTCTTTACCAGAAATGTCTGATGAAGATGGTATGCGTGTTGGCGACCTTGAAACTGAGTTCGCAGAAATGGACGGTTACTCTGCTGAAGCGCGTGCGGGTGAACTTCTACTTGGTCTTGGTATTCCAGAAGATCAACACTTCGGTCTAATGAGCGAAGTTGCTCCTGGTCTAAAAGTTCGTGTGCTTCTAGCGCAAGTTCTATTCGCTGATCCTGAAGTTATGCTTCTTGACGAACCAACGAACAACTTGGACATTCACACAATCAGCTGGTTAGAAGAGATTTTGTTGGCACGTAACTGCACAATGATCATTATCTCGCATGACCGCCACTTCCTAAACAGTGTTTGTACACACATGGCAGACTTGGATTACGGTGAACTTCGCCTATTCCCAGGTAACTATGATGAATACATGATTGCGGCTGAGCAATCACGTGACCAACTGTACGCTGATAACGCGAAGAAAAAAGCACAGATGGCTGAACTACAAACGTTCGTAAGCCGTTTCTCTGCTAACGCATCAAAAGCAAAGCAAGCGACATCACGTCAGAAACAACTAGATAAAATTCAACTTAGTGAAGTGAAGGCGTCAAGCCGTCAATCTCCGTTTATCCGCTTCGATCAGGAAAAGCCACTTTTCCGTAATGCTCTTGAAGTTGAAGGCCTAAAACAAGGTTACGGCGAAAACATTTTGATCAACGGTGTAAACCTTATGGTTGAAGTGGGCGAGCGTATCGCGATTATCGGTGAGAATGGTATCGGTAAATCAACATTACTAAATACGCTTGCTGGTGCAATGGATCCAATGGAAGGTATGGTTAAGTGGTCTGAAAACCACAACATCGGCTTCTATGCTCAGGATCACAGTGCTGATTTTGAAGAAGATATGACGCTGCTTGACTGGATGGGTCAGTGGAAAAAAGAAGGTGACGACGAGCAAGTAGTTCGCGGCATCCTTGGTCGTATGTTGTTCTCTCAAAGTGACATCAAGAAATCGGTTAAAGTGATTTCTGGTGGTGAGCAAGGTCGCATGTTGTTTGGTAAGCTTATTATGCAAAAAGCTAACATCCTTCTAATGGATGAACCAACAAACCACATGGATATGGAGTCTATCGAAGCACTTAACTTAGCGCTTGAAAACTTCAAAGGTACCTTGATGTTCGTTTCTCATGACCGTCAGTTTGTATCGTCTGTTGCTACGCGTATCATCGAAATTACTAAGAACGGTATTGAAGATTTCCACGGTTCTTACGATGAATACCTACGCAAGCAAGGCCTAACAGGCTAA
- a CDS encoding ABC transporter, protein MNRLLCLVKKELIEYPFLLRFPIVIACVVLLALALFMSGNDVSVTWQVNGSSIIPDVGDFLGFAGVLGNFNVWVASIVAVILFLVYTPKALRKEREEGSLMFWRSMPVSDWETVLVKLLFTLVVLPVIASTVLVFADFIVWVLSLLWVPQTVDTTSTVTLWALLLHWLAFIGRMVAVSIVLVPFVSVIFLLSQVTRAPLVVLLVAIFLLNITTSLALGTTALGDSIKGLYHLPITILFSDNPIGTLFSVSAISWLGLMIVSAVCIALTVKMRQTDDFLARFGLGL, encoded by the coding sequence ATGAACCGCCTCTTATGCTTAGTAAAGAAAGAATTGATTGAATACCCGTTTTTACTTCGTTTTCCTATTGTGATTGCATGCGTGGTATTACTGGCCCTTGCGCTCTTTATGTCTGGCAATGATGTGTCTGTAACATGGCAAGTTAACGGCAGTAGTATCATCCCTGATGTGGGTGACTTTTTGGGTTTTGCCGGTGTTTTGGGGAATTTTAATGTGTGGGTAGCGAGTATTGTAGCTGTCATACTCTTTTTGGTATACACACCTAAAGCTTTACGTAAAGAGCGTGAAGAAGGCAGCTTGATGTTTTGGCGTTCAATGCCAGTGTCAGACTGGGAAACCGTGTTGGTTAAGTTACTTTTCACGTTAGTGGTTTTACCTGTAATCGCGTCAACGGTACTCGTATTTGCAGATTTTATTGTTTGGGTTTTATCTTTGTTGTGGGTACCACAAACAGTAGATACGACCTCAACAGTTACTTTGTGGGCGCTATTACTGCATTGGTTAGCTTTTATTGGGCGAATGGTTGCAGTCAGTATTGTGTTAGTGCCATTTGTTAGCGTGATATTTCTTCTGTCACAAGTTACGAGAGCTCCATTAGTTGTGCTTTTAGTCGCTATATTTTTGCTCAATATAACAACCTCTTTGGCACTTGGTACGACGGCGTTAGGGGACTCGATAAAAGGGCTTTATCATTTACCAATAACGATCTTGTTCAGTGACAACCCAATTGGTACTTTGTTTTCAGTGAGTGCTATTTCTTGGTTAGGCTTGATGATAGTGAGTGCTGTTTGTATAGCATTAACGGTAAAGATGCGGCAAACCGATGATTTTCTGGCAAGGTTTGGTTTAGGTTTATAA
- a CDS encoding helix-turn-helix domain-containing protein, whose translation MNRNQFQFIAQRIFKSQNQRVAVEAVIFDGLSSYEAEKRFDVPKGTLSRNVRKYKSEADYISSVATA comes from the coding sequence ATGAACCGTAATCAATTTCAATTTATCGCTCAACGCATCTTCAAATCTCAAAACCAACGTGTAGCAGTTGAAGCTGTTATTTTTGATGGACTATCTAGCTACGAAGCAGAAAAGCGCTTTGACGTACCAAAAGGCACACTTTCTCGTAATGTTCGTAAATATAAAAGCGAAGCAGATTATATTTCTTCTGTAGCGACTGCGTAA
- a CDS encoding YaiI/YqxD family protein, with protein MKIWVDADACPNVIKEILFRVANRVGVSVTLVANHHVRVPPSPHIRSLQVESGFDVADDFIVQQVEAGDLVITADIPLADEVITKDGHALNPRGELYTKETIKQRLQMRDFMDTMRSSGVQTGGPPPLNQSDRQNFANKLDSFVAKNHKK; from the coding sequence ATGAAAATTTGGGTAGATGCTGATGCGTGTCCAAATGTAATCAAGGAAATTTTATTTCGGGTGGCTAACAGAGTGGGGGTTTCAGTCACGCTGGTGGCTAACCATCATGTACGTGTACCGCCATCGCCCCATATTCGATCGTTACAGGTTGAAAGTGGTTTTGATGTTGCAGACGATTTTATCGTCCAGCAGGTTGAAGCGGGGGATTTGGTTATCACAGCTGATATTCCATTAGCTGACGAAGTGATCACTAAAGATGGACATGCGCTGAATCCGCGCGGTGAGTTGTATACCAAAGAAACGATTAAACAACGTTTACAGATGCGAGACTTCATGGACACCATGCGCAGCTCTGGTGTGCAAACAGGTGGGCCACCACCACTTAACCAGTCTGATCGCCAAAACTTTGCGAATAAATTAGACAGCTTTGTGGCAAAAAACCATAAAAAATAG
- a CDS encoding ABC transporter ATP-binding protein, with amino-acid sequence MENLVEVSHLSKAFSGQEVISDISFTLSGGQVLGLLGHNGAGKSTLIKILLGTLHYDGEVALLGLTPEKHRTKIMERVAYISDVSSLPSWMTIKQIINYMKGVHPQFDADRAKSYLQNTELKLQMKIVQLSKGMKVQLHVALVMATDAQILILDEPTLGLDLIYRETFYHDIQSWVQKHNRSMIIASHEVSEIEHLLTDVLVLKSGDVVLQGALDSLYEQYISISIPHENREKAEQYCPIYAKEEKGHTLMLFNNESSEALMALGQVSKTRLSDLFLAKQLGLNA; translated from the coding sequence TTGGAAAATTTAGTAGAAGTGTCACATCTTTCTAAAGCTTTTAGTGGTCAAGAAGTTATTTCAGATATTAGTTTTACGCTTTCAGGCGGACAAGTTCTAGGGCTGCTAGGCCACAATGGGGCAGGTAAGTCGACATTAATTAAAATATTGCTAGGCACACTGCATTATGACGGTGAAGTAGCATTACTCGGATTAACACCTGAGAAGCATAGAACAAAAATTATGGAGCGGGTGGCATATATATCAGATGTTAGTTCATTACCCAGCTGGATGACAATTAAGCAAATTATTAATTACATGAAAGGTGTGCACCCACAGTTTGATGCTGACAGGGCTAAATCTTATTTACAGAATACTGAGCTTAAGTTGCAAATGAAAATTGTTCAACTTTCAAAAGGGATGAAAGTTCAGCTGCATGTAGCGTTAGTGATGGCGACAGATGCTCAAATTTTGATATTAGATGAACCAACGTTAGGTTTAGATTTAATTTATCGAGAAACATTTTATCATGATATTCAATCATGGGTTCAGAAACATAACCGTTCAATGATAATAGCGAGTCATGAGGTTAGTGAAATTGAACATTTATTGACAGATGTATTGGTACTCAAATCGGGTGATGTCGTATTGCAAGGTGCATTAGATTCACTGTATGAGCAATATATAAGTATCAGCATTCCTCATGAGAATAGAGAAAAGGCTGAACAGTATTGTCCAATTTATGCAAAAGAAGAAAAAGGACACACCTTGATGCTTTTTAATAACGAATCAAGTGAAGCACTTATGGCGTTAGGGCAAGTAAGCAAAACGCGCTTGTCTGATCTTTTCCTCGCAAAACAATTGGGGCTTAACGCATGA
- a CDS encoding ParB/Srx family N-terminal domain-containing protein has product MIADHFIRASSRNLLRPAQPYSSEPSFAVTKLSDLFLLPLFLIIASFPAYAEKISYADLEDGDIITVTLDQLLPTQAVISYDKEYAHLYRYNKNKKNIYHALCKLNGGGKVKKWDENSSPTDIESYSCTKKLGSQTHDLASVVVGPDNGLLYLTTQHHILSSFWDMPNGGTSVPIRLKVTFNLLGSGDDFWPEMRNDNAVWLYNQKGKKISPSDLPDFIGLKQLKEDKYLSLAYFLQGISYDLPQNNTDPNTKEPYPRVPYLALQWSLVLREKMTVDDINFNNRDEYAAALAEAATVMVDMASNEKVGKTDLPAIAMGKFSEVDSKALEAMLTSQNSEWYYATEYRINKKKKATPKKLLEEQEKTVKGTESQKEKEKENQAKE; this is encoded by the coding sequence ATGATTGCGGATCATTTTATACGCGCTTCATCGCGTAACTTATTAAGACCGGCTCAACCCTATAGTTCAGAGCCGAGCTTTGCGGTGACGAAACTTTCTGATCTTTTTCTATTGCCTCTATTTCTTATCATTGCCTCTTTTCCTGCATACGCCGAGAAGATTTCCTACGCAGATCTAGAAGACGGCGATATTATTACCGTAACACTCGACCAATTATTACCCACTCAGGCTGTGATCAGCTATGACAAAGAATATGCACATCTCTACCGTTACAATAAAAATAAAAAGAATATTTACCATGCACTTTGTAAACTGAATGGTGGCGGTAAAGTAAAAAAGTGGGATGAAAATTCATCACCAACGGATATCGAAAGCTATAGCTGCACCAAAAAACTCGGTTCACAAACTCATGATCTAGCATCTGTCGTCGTCGGGCCTGATAACGGGTTACTCTACCTCACCACCCAGCACCATATCCTATCAAGCTTTTGGGACATGCCAAATGGTGGGACAAGTGTCCCAATTAGACTAAAAGTCACATTTAACCTACTTGGATCGGGTGATGATTTTTGGCCTGAAATGCGTAACGACAATGCCGTCTGGCTCTATAACCAAAAAGGCAAAAAGATCTCCCCTTCGGATCTACCCGACTTCATCGGTTTAAAACAACTAAAAGAAGACAAATACTTATCACTCGCTTATTTCTTGCAAGGCATCAGTTACGACTTACCGCAGAATAATACTGATCCGAATACTAAAGAACCTTATCCGCGAGTCCCTTACCTTGCCCTTCAATGGTCGCTTGTTTTACGTGAAAAAATGACTGTCGATGATATTAACTTCAATAACCGAGATGAGTATGCAGCCGCATTAGCTGAAGCTGCAACTGTCATGGTCGATATGGCCAGTAATGAAAAAGTAGGAAAAACAGACTTACCCGCAATCGCAATGGGGAAATTTTCAGAAGTAGACTCAAAAGCACTCGAAGCTATGCTGACTAGCCAAAATTCAGAGTGGTATTACGCAACGGAATATAGAATAAACAAGAAGAAAAAAGCGACACCGAAGAAGCTGCTAGAAGAGCAAGAGAAAACAGTAAAAGGGACTGAAAGCCAAAAAGAAAAGGAGAAGGAGAACCAAGCAAAAGAGTAA
- a CDS encoding NfeD family protein, whose product MDVFGISPAQLTIIIGLILLSVETLLLGLSTIVLLAVGIAAIITGGLAWAGILPETFLSLVSATGIGAGIITALLWKPLKRLQQSKVEASNVHSDFMGLTFTLSSTLSAQDTPVYVKHSGIQWQLLLDPTSHDQVIPAGSTVKVVSVAVGKFTVQAC is encoded by the coding sequence ATGGATGTTTTTGGTATTAGCCCTGCACAGTTAACCATCATTATTGGCTTAATATTATTGTCTGTAGAGACTTTACTCTTGGGCCTCTCAACAATCGTACTATTGGCTGTCGGTATTGCTGCGATTATCACTGGCGGGCTTGCATGGGCAGGAATACTGCCAGAAACATTTCTAAGCTTAGTCAGTGCGACTGGGATTGGTGCGGGTATTATTACTGCACTTCTTTGGAAGCCGCTAAAACGCTTACAGCAAAGCAAAGTCGAAGCTAGCAATGTCCATAGCGATTTTATGGGCCTAACTTTTACTCTGAGCTCGACACTAAGTGCACAGGATACGCCTGTTTACGTTAAGCATTCAGGTATCCAATGGCAATTATTACTTGATCCGACCTCTCATGATCAAGTGATTCCTGCAGGTAGCACCGTCAAGGTTGTCAGTGTTGCTGTTGGGAAATTTACAGTTCAAGCATGTTAG
- a CDS encoding IS3 family transposase: MKEKHSLKHLLRAMKMARSVFYYQIQACHKPDAYEHELEVIRSIYHEHEGRYGYRRIHLELRNRGIKLNHKTVQRLMTRQGLKSTMRPKKYRAYRGEAGRAAPNILERDFKATKPDEKWVTDVTEFKVKGQKVYLSPIVDLFNQEVISFRLAKNARLPLVTGMLKDAIKKLRGHSRPIVHSDQGWQYRHKAYQKQLANCGLAQSMSRKGNCLDNAVAENFFALLKTEMYHGKSFKDADELIEKIKGYIEYYNTKRIKVKLKGLTPIEYRNQALQAA, encoded by the coding sequence CTGAAAGAAAAGCACTCTTTAAAGCACCTACTTCGAGCCATGAAGATGGCAAGGAGTGTGTTCTACTATCAAATTCAAGCATGCCATAAGCCTGACGCTTATGAGCACGAGCTAGAAGTTATTAGATCGATTTATCATGAGCATGAGGGGCGTTATGGCTACCGCCGTATTCACTTGGAATTAAGGAATCGCGGTATCAAGCTCAATCACAAGACGGTACAACGGCTGATGACCCGTCAGGGGCTAAAATCCACGATGAGGCCAAAGAAGTATCGAGCTTATAGAGGAGAAGCAGGGAGAGCGGCACCAAACATACTTGAAAGAGACTTCAAGGCGACAAAACCTGATGAAAAGTGGGTGACAGATGTCACCGAGTTCAAGGTTAAAGGGCAGAAAGTCTATTTGTCGCCGATAGTTGACCTGTTTAATCAAGAAGTGATCTCGTTTAGGCTAGCCAAAAATGCTCGACTACCACTGGTTACGGGCATGTTGAAAGATGCAATAAAGAAACTTAGAGGACACTCAAGACCAATTGTACATAGCGACCAAGGCTGGCAATATCGGCATAAGGCTTATCAAAAGCAACTCGCTAACTGTGGTCTTGCCCAAAGTATGTCGCGAAAAGGGAATTGCCTCGATAATGCTGTAGCCGAGAACTTTTTCGCGTTGCTGAAAACAGAGATGTATCACGGGAAAAGCTTCAAAGATGCCGATGAACTGATAGAAAAGATTAAAGGGTACATAGAGTATTACAATACAAAACGTATAAAGGTAAAACTAAAAGGCCTGACTCCGATAGAATATCGAAATCAGGCCTTACAAGCCGCTTAA
- a CDS encoding SPFH domain-containing protein, producing MDIIELLPNLFNGWIFLAIFVIIFIRSSVKFVPQNSAYIVERFGKYNKTMEAGLNFIIPFIDRIAYTRSLKEQAYDVPQQSAITKDNISLIVDGVLYLKVLDPAKACYGVDDYVFSVTQLAQTTMRSEVGKLELDKTFEERESLNTAIVSSINEASEPWGVQVMRYEIKDIEPPRSVLDAMERQMKAEREKRAVILESEGQRQSDINIAEGEKQARVLAAEAERSEQVLKAEGEAQAILAVAQAQAEAIEVVGRTASTEEGQKAIQLELAGKAIDAKLAIAKESSVVLLPENQTNASSMVAEAMTIINKLNQSK from the coding sequence ATGGACATTATCGAACTGTTACCAAACCTCTTTAATGGCTGGATATTCCTTGCCATTTTTGTCATTATTTTCATTCGTTCTTCCGTGAAATTTGTACCTCAAAACTCTGCTTACATTGTGGAACGTTTTGGTAAGTACAATAAAACAATGGAAGCAGGCTTAAACTTCATTATTCCTTTCATCGATCGCATCGCTTATACCCGTTCATTAAAAGAGCAAGCATATGATGTACCTCAGCAATCAGCGATCACAAAAGATAATATTTCGCTAATTGTCGATGGCGTACTGTACCTAAAAGTCCTTGATCCAGCTAAAGCCTGCTACGGTGTTGACGACTATGTTTTCTCTGTAACCCAACTAGCGCAAACAACAATGCGTAGTGAAGTGGGTAAACTTGAGCTAGATAAAACCTTCGAGGAACGTGAAAGCCTAAATACAGCAATTGTATCCTCTATTAATGAAGCCTCTGAACCTTGGGGGGTGCAAGTAATGCGTTATGAGATTAAAGATATTGAACCACCTCGTTCAGTATTAGACGCCATGGAACGCCAAATGAAAGCTGAACGTGAAAAGCGTGCGGTTATTTTGGAATCTGAAGGTCAACGTCAGTCTGATATCAATATCGCTGAAGGTGAAAAACAAGCACGTGTATTAGCGGCTGAAGCTGAGCGTTCAGAGCAAGTACTAAAAGCCGAAGGTGAAGCGCAAGCGATTCTAGCCGTTGCTCAGGCGCAAGCTGAGGCTATTGAAGTGGTAGGTCGAACAGCATCAACAGAAGAAGGTCAAAAAGCGATACAACTTGAACTGGCCGGTAAAGCCATTGATGCAAAACTAGCCATCGCCAAAGAATCTTCAGTGGTACTGCTTCCTGAAAATCAAACCAATGCCTCGTCAATGGTTGCTGAAGCAATGACTATCATTAATAAGCTTAACCAAAGTAAGTAA
- a CDS encoding helix-turn-helix domain-containing protein: protein MSKYSRELKLTIARQYLHGTASSRLLSSEYSISSRQIRYWAQVYSIHGTNSFLPSSHSSSAGKKLQALNLMWTSGWSLSHTSAVLNLSSPGILSSWLKKYNEAGLEGLENRPIGRPLMKYQSKATPKPDDEMTLEELKEELAYLRAENAVLKKLEELKQQKRRQTKKKR from the coding sequence ATGTCCAAATATAGTCGTGAATTAAAGCTTACTATTGCTAGGCAATATCTTCATGGAACAGCATCCAGCAGACTGCTATCTAGTGAATATTCAATATCATCGAGACAAATAAGGTACTGGGCTCAGGTCTATTCGATACATGGCACCAACTCCTTCTTACCTTCCTCACATAGCAGTAGTGCGGGTAAGAAATTGCAGGCATTGAATCTGATGTGGACGAGTGGGTGGTCTCTCAGTCACACTAGCGCTGTTTTGAACCTATCCTCTCCTGGCATCTTGTCGTCATGGCTTAAAAAGTACAATGAGGCCGGTTTAGAAGGACTAGAAAACCGCCCTATAGGAAGACCTCTCATGAAATATCAATCCAAAGCTACACCAAAACCTGATGACGAAATGACCCTTGAAGAGCTGAAAGAGGAACTGGCGTACTTGCGGGCAGAGAATGCTGTTCTAAAAAAGTTGGAGGAGCTGAAGCAGCAAAAGCGTCGACAAACAAAGAAAAAGCGTTAG
- a CDS encoding alanine/glycine:cation symporter family protein: MNVANESWLDALNNGLMSIIGTINGLLWGQVLIYLLVGVGIYFTLRLGFIQIRQFRHAIYVLKSGKNIENGLSSYQVFCTSMAARVGTGNMAGVAVALAAGGPGAIFWMWLIALFGMSTAFVESTLAQVYKVKDVDGQYRGGPAYYMEKGLGQRWMGSLFSVFLIIAFGLVFNAVQANTITDALNHSFGFDETIMGVIIVAASAFFIMGGLRKIAQASARIVPVMAISYLAIAMVVVVMNISELPAALALIVKSAFGWQEAAAGGVAYTIAQAMQSGIARGLFSNEAGMGSAANVAASATPNPNHPASQGFVQMLGVFADTIVICTASAAMIMLSGVMDQPDAASGIGLLQQALTNELGSWTAYFMAAAIILFCFTSIIANYSYAETNIMFLNGNTKKGLFAFRLLVLAMVMFGSITSLPVVWNLADASMGMMALINIVALLLLSKLAFKVIKDYEVQIKAGKTPVFDRSKFPELDELDGAWHPKEAKTVK, encoded by the coding sequence ATGAATGTTGCTAACGAATCTTGGTTAGATGCGCTAAACAATGGACTAATGTCTATCATTGGTACTATTAATGGACTTCTTTGGGGCCAAGTTCTTATATACCTTCTCGTTGGTGTTGGTATCTACTTCACTCTGCGTTTAGGTTTTATTCAAATCCGTCAATTTAGACACGCAATCTATGTGCTAAAAAGCGGTAAAAACATCGAAAATGGCTTAAGTTCTTATCAAGTATTTTGCACCTCTATGGCTGCTCGTGTAGGTACTGGTAATATGGCTGGTGTTGCAGTTGCCCTTGCAGCTGGTGGCCCAGGCGCTATTTTTTGGATGTGGTTGATTGCCCTATTTGGTATGTCTACAGCTTTTGTTGAATCAACCCTTGCTCAAGTATATAAAGTAAAAGATGTTGATGGTCAGTACCGTGGTGGCCCAGCCTATTACATGGAAAAAGGCCTTGGTCAACGTTGGATGGGTTCACTATTCTCAGTATTCCTTATCATTGCATTTGGCTTAGTATTTAATGCCGTGCAAGCAAACACTATTACTGATGCGTTAAACCACTCATTCGGTTTCGATGAAACTATCATGGGTGTCATTATTGTTGCAGCATCAGCATTCTTCATTATGGGTGGCCTGCGTAAGATTGCCCAAGCCTCTGCGCGTATCGTACCTGTTATGGCTATTAGCTACCTTGCAATTGCAATGGTGGTGGTTGTAATGAACATTTCTGAACTACCAGCAGCACTTGCGCTAATCGTTAAGAGTGCATTTGGCTGGCAGGAAGCTGCAGCTGGTGGTGTGGCTTACACAATCGCACAAGCGATGCAAAGCGGTATTGCTCGTGGTCTATTCTCGAACGAAGCTGGTATGGGTTCTGCTGCAAACGTAGCGGCATCTGCAACGCCAAACCCTAACCACCCTGCGTCACAGGGTTTTGTTCAAATGCTAGGTGTTTTTGCTGATACTATCGTTATCTGTACAGCATCAGCAGCAATGATTATGCTTTCAGGAGTCATGGATCAACCTGATGCTGCTTCTGGTATTGGTTTGCTGCAACAAGCTCTAACCAACGAGCTAGGTAGCTGGACTGCTTACTTTATGGCAGCTGCAATCATACTGTTCTGTTTTACATCTATTATTGCGAACTACAGCTACGCAGAAACAAACATCATGTTCTTGAACGGTAATACCAAAAAAGGCCTATTTGCCTTCCGTCTACTTGTTCTGGCTATGGTTATGTTTGGGTCTATAACGTCACTACCTGTAGTATGGAATTTAGCGGATGCCTCTATGGGTATGATGGCACTGATTAATATCGTTGCTCTTCTGCTACTGTCTAAACTTGCATTTAAAGTAATCAAAGATTACGAAGTGCAAATCAAAGCAGGTAAAACGCCGGTATTTGACCGTTCGAAGTTCCCTGAACTAGATGAACTTGATGGCGCTTGGCATCCAAAAGAAGCTAAAACTGTCAAATAA